ATTGTGGAGGTGCTTAATCCACGAAAGAAATCGAACCCGATTTTGGTGGCGATGGTGTGGATTCTGCTGTTCATTGGCTCTGGATTGGCGATCATGAATTTCCATACCGATGTCAGCATGATGCAGGTTCACGAACGAATCTATTATTTGATTACAGGTGAAAAGAGCCATCAGCCCTTGTGGATGCAAATTCCTTACTCCATCGGAATCGGTTTGGGGATGATTCTGTTTTTCAACCATATCTTCCAGAAAAAAATCAACGAAGAACCTAGTCCGCTAGAAGTGGAATTGTTTATGTATCAGCAAAGCCTGGATCAATACTACATACAAAATGAAAACAAGGAAAACCAACGGACGAAGAAATGAGCGTCATCAAGTGCTTGTTGCTTATTTTGATCGGACTGG
This genomic stretch from Brevibacillus brevis harbors:
- a CDS encoding stage V sporulation protein AA, which codes for MRDALFLLLRKRLAVQPQAMITLGDICQLYWDGEREEALRRMPIYQTKPTDGNLIIIDIMQVIKRLRSVYPDVELDVQGAPQIIVEVLNPRKKSNPILVAMVWILLFIGSGLAIMNFHTDVSMMQVHERIYYLITGEKSHQPLWMQIPYSIGIGLGMILFFNHIFQKKINEEPSPLEVELFMYQQSLDQYYIQNENKENQRTKK